A genomic region of Arachis stenosperma cultivar V10309 chromosome 9, arast.V10309.gnm1.PFL2, whole genome shotgun sequence contains the following coding sequences:
- the LOC130948981 gene encoding uncharacterized protein LOC130948981 — translation MALDVSDVANALANEVPFEEPSFMRVLDLEAMHVSEFLDYTSAEISFVADGEFAVGMEFSFREAVIKAIKEYTIRRSVDYRVYESEPLTFYVKCTQYGSGCDWLIRVSMISRKYCWVIRRYNGSHTCTRATISQDHLKLDSNIIAEAIKPLVEADPALKVKSVIAEVQLKFNYMVSYRKAWLAKQKAVKKIFGGWEASYEVLPIWFEAMCHKEPSAVVHFETMPAYQGDDLVTDIRVLHRVFWSYYPCIRAFRHCKPVVQVDRTHLYRKYKGCLLVAVSQDGNNNIVPIAFAIVEGETSDAWYFFRSNLRQHVVTRDGVGLISDRHESINAAVERSDGAWLPPRAFHMFCIRHIESNFLRKFKAPYLQKLVINLGYLRTVREYEVRYQRLRERGEAYTNWLNRIPREQYALAFDGGYRWGHMTTNLVECINSVLKGTRNLPVTALVKATFYRLNELFTQKRAEAKAWINAGHVFSDVVTLKLHANQLAAGNIQVDRIPCRHVFACCANQRLDWQLYVHDVYKMDQVRRVYRARFRPLGNPTTWPAYNGPRFMPNSFLRRVTKGRPRITRFLNEMDTRMLRRPRRCRLCGAEGHSRSRCRQSDGVNACGNTQ, via the exons ATGGCTCTGGATGTGTCAGATGTGGCAAATGCACTGGCAAACGAAGTGCCGTTTGAGGAGCCATCATTCATGCGAGTTTTGGATTTGGAAGCCATGCATGTTTCGGAGTTTCTGGATTATACAAGTGCAG AAATTTCTTTTGTCGCAGATGGTGAATTTGCCGTTGGTATGGAATTCAGTTTCAGGGAAGCTGTTATTAAGGCGATAAAAGAGTATACCATACGAAGAAGCGTAGACTACCGAGTGTATGAGTCTGAGCCATTGACATTTTATGTTAAGTGTACACAGTATGGGTCAGGGTGTGATTGGCTTATCCGGGTTAGCATGATCAGCCGGAAGTACTGTTGGGTTATAAGGAGGTATAATGGCAGTCACACATGTACCAGAGCAACAATTTCTCAGGATCATTTGAAGTTGGATTCGAATATAATTGCAGAAGCAATAAAGCCGTTGGTTGAGGCTGATCCCGCCTTAAAGGTAAAATCGGTTATAGCAGAGGTGCAATTGAAGTTCAACTACATGGTTAGTTATCGGAAAGCATGGTTGGCTAAGCAAAAGGcagtgaaaaaaatatttggaggCTGGGAAGCATCGTACGAAGTCTTGCCTATATGGTTTGAGGCCATGTGTCATAAGGAGCCATCAGCTGTTGTTCATTTTGAGACTATGCCTGCATATCAAGGTGATGACTTGGTGACTGATATTCGGGTATTGCATCGGGTCTTTTGGAGTTATTACCCCTGTATTAGAGCATTCAGACATTGTAAGCCAGTTGTCCAGGTGGATAGGACACACTTGTACAGAAAGTACAAGGGTTGTCTACTAGTGGCAGTTTCACAAGATGGCAACAACAATATCGTCCCAATTGCATTTGCTATTGTGGAGGGAGAGACTTCTGATGCATGGTACTTTTTTCGTAGTAACCTTCGTCAGCATGTTGTAACTCGGGATGGTGTGGGACTGATATCCGACCGTCATGAATCCATAAATGCCGCCGTGGAAAGGAGTGACGGTGCTTGGTTACCTCCAAGAGCTTTCCATATGTTTTGCATCAGGCATATAGAATCGAATTTTCTGAGAAAATTCAAGGCGCCGTACTTGCAGAAACTGGTCATCAATTTAG GATATTTGAGGACGGTGCGGGAGTATGAAGTACGATACCAACGTTTACGAGAACGGGGCGAGGCCTACACTAACTGGTTAAACCGAATCCCTCGAGAACAGTATGCGTTGGCTTTTGATGGTGGATATCGATGGGGTCATATGACGACGAATCTAGTGGAATGCATCAACTCAGTATTGAAGGGTACTCGCAATCTACCCGTTACTGCCCTTGTGAAGGCAACATTTTACAGGCTTAACGAGTTGTTTACACAAAAAAGAGCGGAGGCGAAAGCCTGGATTAATGCTGGGCATGTGTTTTCTGATGTCGTGACCTTGAAGTTGCATGCAAATCAACTTGCAGCAGGAAACATACAG GTGGATAGAATCCCCTGTCGACATGTGTTCGCATGTTGTGCCAACCAGCGACTGGACTGGCAACTGTATGTGCATGATGTGTATAAGATGGACCAAGTTCGGCGTGTGTACCGAGCAAGGTTTAGGCCACTAGGTAATCCTACTACATGGCCTGCTTATAATGGACCTCGGTTCATGCCAAATTCGTTCCTGAGACGAGTGACAAAAGGTCGCCCCAGAATAACGCGCttcttgaatgagatggacacGCGTATGTTACGTCGGCCTAGGCGATGTAGGCTGTGTGGAGCTGAAGGACACAGCCGTAGCAGATGCCGTCAGTCCGATGGTGTAAATGCCTGTGGAAATACTCAGTAG